The Nitrogeniibacter aestuarii genome has a window encoding:
- a CDS encoding glycosyltransferase, translating into MERQNWSIRWDGIQICERINLRSPGVAGICASPERVTGAVAHFGSQFLWQVWHPYQSTSNKVVISYFHGKPEDGPEMARHVDCFLKHLDRIDRVIVANRSVHERLLSWGVPAQQLALIPIGVDTTRFRLPTDAERMEARRRFGVPDGMVAIGSFQKDGVGWGDGMEPKLIKGPDLFVETVERLNRDFPVFVVLTGPARGYVKQGLDSRGIPYSHHYLENYFDVPHAYHALDLYLMTSREEGGPKSLLECAASGVPVVSSRVGMAPDVIDDGVTGCLTDVGDIDATHAAAASLLSDVAKRVQLKAVARDRVAAYDWSVVGDAHFSEVYEPLLRDMGLRA; encoded by the coding sequence GTGGAGCGCCAGAACTGGTCCATTCGCTGGGATGGCATACAGATTTGCGAGCGAATCAACCTGCGCAGTCCTGGGGTGGCTGGAATCTGCGCAAGTCCTGAACGGGTGACGGGGGCAGTGGCGCACTTCGGCAGTCAGTTCCTGTGGCAAGTGTGGCATCCGTACCAGTCAACATCGAACAAGGTGGTCATCAGCTACTTCCATGGCAAGCCCGAAGACGGCCCGGAGATGGCGCGGCATGTTGACTGTTTTCTCAAGCACCTAGACCGCATTGATCGGGTTATCGTCGCAAACAGATCAGTCCATGAGCGATTGCTTTCGTGGGGTGTGCCTGCTCAGCAGTTGGCATTGATTCCGATCGGCGTCGACACAACCCGCTTTCGACTTCCGACGGATGCAGAACGCATGGAGGCGCGGCGCCGTTTCGGCGTGCCTGACGGTATGGTTGCGATCGGATCGTTTCAGAAAGACGGTGTCGGCTGGGGTGATGGGATGGAGCCCAAGTTGATCAAGGGCCCAGACCTTTTCGTAGAGACTGTCGAAAGGCTCAACCGCGATTTCCCGGTTTTCGTCGTGCTTACCGGACCGGCGCGCGGCTATGTCAAACAGGGGCTGGACTCCCGGGGAATCCCTTATTCCCACCACTACCTCGAGAATTACTTCGACGTTCCTCACGCTTACCATGCGCTCGACCTGTATCTGATGACCAGCCGCGAAGAGGGCGGGCCTAAGTCGCTCCTAGAATGCGCGGCCTCGGGTGTGCCCGTCGTCTCATCACGGGTCGGCATGGCGCCTGATGTGATTGACGATGGCGTGACCGGCTGCCTCACCGATGTCGGAGACATCGATGCAACGCATGCCGCCGCAGCGAGCCTGTTGTCGGATGTCGCGAAACGAGTCCAATTGAAGGCGGTCGCGCGTGACCGAGTCGCGGCCTATGACTGGTCGGTGGTGGGGGATGCGCATTTCTCGGAAGTGTACGAACCTTTGCTCAGGGACATGGGTTTGCGCGCGTGA
- a CDS encoding class I SAM-dependent methyltransferase — protein sequence MRKDYIQSSNGNIESEDDFVESYWTDVWEKNGGIKGNTERIERQDEYKLMRPYLEALEPGARVLDGGCGVGEWVLHLRESGYDAVGMDISRATIAKLGERFPGVEFVPGDIRKTGFADESFDAYFSWGVFEHFEAGPQACIEEAYRLLKPGAYLFISVPLDNVRQSVRGSLARPAVAPQSERFYQYRFTRAELARELINGGFEIESIHPIHKRQGVLRSLHHELGLKYEWFLTRAMSVALAPVLPSWVFAHMALAVARRPASFEEGALK from the coding sequence ATGAGAAAAGATTACATCCAATCTTCGAACGGCAACATTGAGTCGGAAGACGATTTCGTTGAATCCTATTGGACCGACGTATGGGAAAAGAACGGTGGTATCAAGGGCAACACCGAACGAATCGAGCGGCAGGACGAATACAAACTGATGCGTCCTTACCTCGAAGCGCTCGAGCCTGGTGCCAGGGTGCTGGACGGTGGGTGCGGAGTCGGCGAATGGGTGCTTCACTTGCGTGAGAGTGGCTACGACGCTGTCGGTATGGACATTAGTCGAGCGACAATTGCAAAGCTGGGAGAGCGGTTTCCAGGCGTCGAGTTTGTTCCTGGCGATATTCGAAAGACGGGATTCGCGGACGAGAGCTTCGACGCGTATTTTTCGTGGGGCGTTTTCGAGCATTTCGAGGCAGGGCCTCAGGCATGTATCGAAGAAGCCTACCGTTTGCTCAAGCCGGGGGCGTATCTGTTCATCTCAGTGCCGCTTGATAACGTCAGGCAAAGCGTGCGGGGAAGCCTGGCCAGGCCGGCGGTCGCACCTCAGAGTGAGCGTTTCTACCAGTACCGCTTCACGCGCGCGGAGCTCGCGCGTGAGCTGATCAATGGTGGCTTCGAAATCGAGAGTATTCATCCGATTCATAAGCGCCAGGGGGTGCTTCGTTCGTTGCATCACGAGCTTGGCCTCAAATACGAATGGTTTCTGACGCGCGCAATGTCGGTCGCGCTTGCGCCTGTCCTGCCGAGCTGGGTATTTGCCCATATGGCGCTGGCGGTGGCCCGACGTCCCGCTTCGTTCGAAGAAGGCGCGCTTAAGTGA
- a CDS encoding class I SAM-dependent methyltransferase: protein MIRGATKRFALGLAGLFSTLWRVVPALVRKKVFFGMFVLESRQRDPAEGLRRLLEIKDKLDLTINERAMAYGKAEHPKHRLTRYHDFFVNRITDGERVLDIGCGYGAVARSIARAHSNSVVVGVDQDVPRLTQARSSENPENLRFHEGDATKSVPEGPWDVVVLSNVLEHIHDRVGLLVALQTSTHAARYLIRVPLFERDWQMALRRELGVDFRSDDDHKIEHTLAEFQAEAEQAGLVIDHMATLWGEIWAECSLASPQVIAR, encoded by the coding sequence ATGATTCGTGGGGCGACCAAGCGCTTTGCCCTAGGTTTGGCGGGGTTGTTTTCGACGCTATGGAGAGTCGTTCCGGCATTGGTGCGAAAGAAAGTCTTTTTTGGGATGTTCGTGCTCGAATCGAGGCAGCGTGATCCGGCCGAAGGGCTCAGACGGTTACTGGAGATCAAGGATAAACTCGATCTGACGATCAATGAGCGTGCGATGGCGTACGGCAAAGCCGAGCATCCGAAACATCGACTGACCCGGTACCACGATTTCTTTGTCAATCGGATCACGGATGGCGAGCGGGTTCTGGATATCGGTTGCGGTTATGGTGCTGTGGCGCGCAGTATCGCGCGGGCTCATTCGAACAGTGTCGTTGTCGGCGTCGACCAGGATGTTCCGCGCCTCACTCAAGCACGCTCTTCTGAGAACCCCGAGAATCTGCGCTTCCATGAAGGGGATGCCACCAAATCCGTGCCGGAGGGGCCATGGGACGTTGTTGTCCTCAGCAATGTGCTCGAACACATCCATGACCGGGTTGGCCTTTTGGTCGCGCTTCAGACGTCCACCCATGCCGCGCGCTACCTGATCCGTGTTCCGCTGTTCGAGAGGGATTGGCAAATGGCGCTGCGTAGGGAACTGGGCGTTGATTTCCGCTCGGATGATGACCACAAGATTGAGCATACGCTCGCAGAGTTCCAGGCAGAGGCCGAACAGGCAGGTCTTGTGATCGATCACATGGCAACCCTATGGGGTGAAATCTGGGCTGAATGTTCATTGGCCTCGCCACAGGTTATTGCGAGATGA
- a CDS encoding glycosyltransferase family 4 protein, which translates to MVKVKRLQEFFPEYRQGYSLVYLLSNAPYLPPFALSVLKHRGIPMVHNQNGVFYPGWFEGDWARENRKMADSYHAADYIFWQSEFCRRCADRFLGDRDGEGEILFNAIDTGRFTPRSRGDEHEGPFVFLLTGKIGRHLAYRIDGCVDALAEVTRAGLEAKLVVAGWVDPEVVSHACRRAEKAGIGENLSFTGAYTQEQAPGIYQSADAYLMTKHNDPCPNTVLEAMSSGLPIVYSHSGGVPELVGPDAGVGVWVEEDFERHHEPESSALADAMLQVAERQPVMSDHARKRAVARFDIEHWIERHSVVFNRLVKERS; encoded by the coding sequence TTGGTCAAGGTCAAGCGGCTGCAGGAGTTTTTCCCGGAATACCGTCAGGGCTACTCACTGGTCTATCTGCTGAGTAACGCGCCTTATCTGCCCCCATTCGCGCTCTCTGTTCTCAAACACCGAGGGATTCCGATGGTGCATAACCAGAATGGTGTGTTCTATCCGGGCTGGTTCGAGGGTGACTGGGCGCGAGAAAATCGCAAGATGGCGGATTCCTACCACGCTGCGGATTACATTTTCTGGCAGAGCGAGTTCTGTCGCCGCTGCGCTGACCGCTTTCTGGGCGATCGCGACGGGGAAGGCGAGATTCTGTTCAATGCTATCGACACGGGCCGATTTACGCCGCGCAGTCGGGGCGATGAGCACGAAGGCCCTTTCGTATTTCTGCTGACAGGCAAGATCGGCCGACATCTGGCCTACCGTATCGACGGCTGCGTCGACGCATTGGCCGAGGTGACGCGGGCAGGACTCGAAGCGAAGCTGGTGGTTGCCGGGTGGGTTGATCCAGAAGTTGTCAGTCACGCGTGTCGTCGGGCTGAAAAGGCCGGCATTGGAGAGAATTTGAGTTTCACCGGAGCCTACACACAGGAGCAGGCACCGGGGATCTACCAATCGGCCGACGCCTACTTGATGACCAAGCATAATGATCCTTGCCCAAACACCGTACTCGAAGCGATGTCGAGCGGGCTCCCAATCGTCTACTCCCATTCGGGCGGTGTGCCGGAACTCGTCGGGCCGGATGCTGGCGTCGGGGTCTGGGTTGAAGAAGACTTCGAAAGACACCATGAGCCTGAGTCCTCCGCGCTTGCAGATGCCATGTTGCAGGTGGCCGAACGCCAGCCGGTCATGTCGGATCACGCACGGAAAAGGGCGGTTGCCCGCTTCGACATCGAGCACTGGATTGAGCGCCATTCAGTCGTCTTCAATCGTTTAGTCAAGGAGAGATCATGA